The genomic interval GTTGTAACGCACATCCTGGTCGTGTGGATCTTATAATCTTTCTTCCCCCATCTTGACCATGCTCTCTCAGCCTTAGGTATAGAAGTTGTGTTTCGATGTATCAGCTGGGGATAGGCACCTCATATTTGATTGTTCTCTACCCTTTGACCAGCtgcatatttcttaaatattcatttttctgcaAAATGAAGCTCCTTTGAGGGGTAAATGCTATACTTACCCGTGGATAAGGATATATTCAGAATGCAGTTgggaattatactggtttaggaagGTAGCAGCAGTAAATTTTCCTCTAGGGTCTATGGCGTCACTAGCCACAGGTATTTTGTTAGGTTTACAATGACAAGCACGAATTCTCTGAATTCTCTCCATGCATTGAGCAGGCATTAAGTGCAAGTATGTGGCTGTTGATTACTACTGAGATACCAGTGCTGCTTTGGCACCATGGGCTATGTCTTGCCTTGCGGGCCGTCGTTGTGGTTCATGGACTTTACAGCTGGGTCGGacatttagtttcttttctcccttGACACTTTTGGATGCTGAGAGAGCTAGGCCACAGGGAGAAGGCTTCCAGGCCacttttactttgtttccttCAAGCCTTGTATTTgtgaagtgtgtggtgtcttcaaaAATTCTCACAGAATACACAAAGCAGGAGAGAATCCTTGCCAACAGTACATATAATAAAGTTTTGCTTTCAGAATatacaaagacaaaaaatagGCTATAGATATGAACACAGAGTTctcagaagaagacagaaaatttgCTAAGAGATGTCTTTCAaagtgttcaatatccttagtaactaaggaaatgcaaattataagtctttcagattccatcttaccccagtcagaaagTAACTAACAACCATTCTGGTGAGCATGTGGGGGACGGGAAACCTCACTTATTGTTGGTGAGCTTGCTAACGGGTGGAGAAGTCTCAGAAAAGCTAAAGGTAGGACAACTACCATACGACCTAGCTGTAACCCTTGGCATGTGCCCAAAGGACTCACATCCTGCTTCATAGACAGGTTCTCAGCcgtgttcactgctgctctgttcACAACAAATAGCTAGGGAATAGACAAAAACTAGATACCCTTCTACCGGTGAATGGGTAATGAGcatgtagtacatatacacaatggaattctattcagcttgaaaaaaatgaagtcatgagATTTGCAGatcaatgcctttttttttttttttttttttttttttttgccttcttatGGCCAGACCCATATCACTTGCAATTTCCACTGCTGTGCTGCCTTGCAGTGTGTCTTTTTCTGGCTCAGAATAAATTTACTCAATTACTTAGTGGCAAGAAAACACAGACCATACCATCTCTTACAGCAgaggtcctcaacctgtgggttgcaacccctttggggattAAATGTCCTTTCACAAGGGTTGCCTAAGAACACCAGAAAACATTACAgtgcataacagtagcaaaattacagttaggaagtagcaacaaaagtaattttatggttgagggtcaccacaacataaggatctgtattaaatggtcacagcattaggaagaaccagtgtcttagttttttttttttttaaacctatatgTGGAGCTATGTTTCAGCGAGCCACTGGATATAGAAAACAGAATCATTTCTCTTAATCAGTGGTAAAACAAAGACACTAGAGCGATTTAATTCAAGTGAGTGTAATAGGACAGTGGATGGTTTACGAATTGGTAAGTCTGCAGAGCCACAGGAGGTCCGGAAGCTGTCATTGATGTGGGCGGGTGGCATTCCTGGGCAGCAAATGAACAGGAGATAAAGAAGCAGCTCCCCTGGTTCTGCGTCACAGTGAGCCTGGTCTCAGGAGCTGGCAGTCCTTGAGTTCCGGAAGCATTGGCTACTGTGCTTTGCGAGAATAAGCCGTGTTTAGCCATGTTAccaatacatatttttaagtttagTTCTCACTTTAGATACGATGATTGTACCCTCAGAGGCAACTTCAGGCCACATTGACTTTACACTGGGTAACTGTCTTGACAAGCAGAAGGTGCTTAATTCAGGTTCGACTCCCAAAGATCACTACTTGTTAGCTTTGAAGTTGTGTTCAGATTACTCTGATTTTCAGTTTCTTCACATACacggagggtggggggggggtggggggcagagcagggagggagggaaggagggagggagggagggagggaagggagacagagatagagacttagacagacacagagagcgCAATACCCACAGCATAAAGTATTGTGACCATTTTATGTAGAAAACTTCCAGCATTGGTAATGTGTTGACTCTTTGAATAATTCTTGTTTGTGTTGGTTATTTACAATGAATGGTTTCTAGTGTTTCTCTCTATAGGAGTCAGAACATCTGTTTTGACTGTTGGTTTCCCATGCTCACAGAACTGTTGATGTGTACTGCTTTCTAACAGGTACAACATAAGAGATATGATGCAATTCTTAAGCGTTTGCATTGTCAGGTGAACAAGATTCAGTTAAACAGGAGAAAATGGCAATGGAACATCCAACAACTGGAGAAAACTGCAGCTGAGTTAAAAAAGCGCATTGGAGTGAAGGAAGCCAGCAAGATGCAGAACAAGCCAACAACATTGTGAGAGAAAATACGCTGTGAAGCCCCTTGGGATTCTTCCCATCCAGCGCCCAGTACCAGAGGCCTGTCTCAGtgacagatattttctttttctttttctcctcctcctcgtccttaTTTTTTGTCTTGACTCGGGTATCTATTAGTTAAAGTGCCTCCCTGTGTATAGTGCATAGCACTAGGTAGACAATACCATTTCTCAGAGGAAGCtattaaaaaggtgtgtgtgtgtgtgcatatttcaGATGTGCACCCCAGAATGCCTGCTTACAACAATGCTAAATTCACTACCCTACAAAGTAAAATTTAGAAGAAACAATTGGATTTTCAATGACTTAAGTTGTTGAGATATTGAAAGAATAGTTGTCTGTTTGGAACTTTTtattagacctttttttttttataactgtcTTTGCAGTTGAA from Acomys russatus chromosome 18, mAcoRus1.1, whole genome shotgun sequence carries:
- the Ccdc122 gene encoding coiled-coil domain-containing protein 122 isoform X2, with protein sequence MSGDEDRKKEGIPNEAVAGEDTSSLADAVEQVARQQQSQTSEIERHKKVLLSLQVQHKRYDAILKRLHCQVNKIQLNRRKWQWNIQQLEKTAAELKKRIGVKEASKMQNKPTTL